From the genome of Bacteroides sp. MSB163, one region includes:
- a CDS encoding helix-turn-helix domain-containing protein, producing the protein MAKNTMGTKLPRKLEQKMQIVGEQIKLARLRRNLSVAQVAERATCSPLTVSRIEKGAPTVAIGIYLRVLYALQLDDDILWLAKEDKLGKALQDLSLKTRERASKKE; encoded by the coding sequence AATACAATGGGTACTAAGTTGCCCCGAAAATTGGAGCAGAAGATGCAGATAGTAGGGGAGCAGATTAAGTTGGCTCGCTTGCGTCGGAATTTGAGTGTGGCTCAGGTGGCCGAACGTGCTACCTGTTCTCCGCTAACCGTATCCCGAATCGAGAAAGGTGCACCGACTGTGGCAATCGGCATTTATTTGCGTGTGCTGTATGCTTTGCAGCTTGACGATGATATTCTGTGGCTGGCGAAAGAAGATAAATTGGGGAAAGCCTTGCAGGATTTGAGTTTGAAGACAAGGGAG